The following proteins come from a genomic window of Mariniflexile sp. TRM1-10:
- a CDS encoding sugar kinase has translation MSRVVTFGEIMLRLAPQGFLRFSQADNFDVVYGGGESNVAVSLANYGISVDFITRLPKNDIGECAMMEMRKRGVGVDKIVWGGDRLGIYFLETGAVSRGSKVVYDRAHSSMATIQSGMINWEEVFKGVEWFHWTGITPAISQSSADVCLEAVKAASKLGVTISTDLNYRAKLWKYGGDREAIMTELTSYCDVILGNEEDAEMHFGIKPEGAAVQTHGHDVKAEAFLSVCQQMMKKFPRAKKVITTLRGSISASHNTWAGVLYDGKQMLQTRQYQITDIVDRVGGGDSFMGGLIYGLLTYPDNDQNALDFAVAASCLKHTIKGDANLVTVDEVTKLMGGDASGRVAR, from the coding sequence ATGAGTAGAGTAGTTACATTTGGTGAGATCATGCTACGATTAGCACCTCAAGGATTTTTAAGATTTTCTCAAGCAGACAATTTTGATGTTGTTTATGGCGGTGGAGAATCTAACGTAGCAGTATCATTAGCAAATTATGGTATTTCTGTAGATTTTATAACCCGTTTACCTAAAAATGACATTGGTGAATGTGCGATGATGGAAATGCGTAAAAGAGGTGTTGGTGTAGATAAAATTGTTTGGGGTGGAGACCGTTTAGGTATATATTTTTTGGAAACAGGAGCGGTATCTAGAGGTAGTAAAGTCGTTTATGACAGAGCACACTCTTCTATGGCTACAATTCAATCTGGTATGATTAATTGGGAAGAAGTATTTAAAGGTGTAGAGTGGTTCCACTGGACAGGTATTACACCAGCTATTTCCCAAAGTTCTGCCGATGTTTGTTTAGAAGCTGTTAAAGCGGCTAGCAAATTAGGTGTTACTATTTCAACCGACTTAAATTACCGTGCAAAGTTATGGAAATACGGTGGAGACCGTGAAGCTATCATGACTGAATTAACTTCTTATTGTGATGTTATTCTTGGTAACGAAGAAGATGCTGAAATGCACTTTGGCATTAAGCCAGAAGGAGCAGCAGTTCAAACGCATGGACATGATGTGAAGGCTGAAGCTTTCTTATCGGTTTGTCAACAAATGATGAAAAAATTCCCAAGAGCTAAAAAAGTAATCACAACGTTAAGAGGTTCTATTTCTGCATCTCACAACACATGGGCTGGGGTTTTATATGATGGTAAACAAATGTTACAAACCCGTCAATACCAAATTACCGATATTGTTGATAGAGTAGGTGGTGGAGATTCATTTATGGGTGGTTTAATATATGGATTATTAACGTATCCAGATAACGATCAAAATGCTTTAGATTTTGCCGTAGCGGCATCTTGTTTAAAACACACTATTAAAGGTGATGCTAACTTAGTAACTGTTGATGAAGTAACCAAACTTATGGGTGGTGATGCATCAGGTAGAGTTGCTCGATAA
- a CDS encoding site-specific integrase, with product MKTNTTFSVLFFTRKLSKSADKLSIYARVTINGKRAEISLKRIVQINDWDNNKGKCRGNTSKIRFLNAYLDEVHSKLLDCQKQLFAEGKMVSATAVKARYLGEDENHKTLRDIIKYHNTNMVDVLKFGTMKNYYTTEKYLYTFLADELKTNDIYLKQLNHRFICDFEIFLRNSRNSKNELTLTNNGVMKHLERLKKMINLACKLEWINKNPFQLFQLKFKKFDRQYLSERELERIESTLFTKEALERVKDCFLFSCYTGLSYVDVKMLKSNHISRGIDNNYWIFTKREKTNETVKIPILPKALEIINKYKTFSEYMNGENVLPLYSNQKINVYLKDIAKDCGIHKNLTFHVARHTFATTVMLSNGVPLETVSKLLGHSKLSTTQIYARVVETKISEDIGNLLQRFETKKQQSEQQTKTTFFQG from the coding sequence ATGAAGACAAACACCACATTTTCAGTACTTTTCTTCACAAGAAAATTATCCAAGTCCGCAGATAAATTATCAATTTATGCACGTGTTACTATTAATGGAAAACGGGCAGAAATTAGTTTAAAACGAATCGTCCAAATTAACGATTGGGATAATAATAAGGGAAAATGTAGGGGAAATACATCAAAAATAAGATTTTTAAACGCCTATCTGGATGAGGTACATAGTAAATTATTGGATTGCCAAAAACAATTATTTGCGGAAGGTAAAATGGTTTCTGCCACTGCCGTAAAGGCAAGATACTTGGGTGAAGATGAAAACCATAAGACTTTAAGGGATATTATCAAATACCATAATACAAACATGGTTGATGTTTTAAAGTTCGGCACCATGAAGAATTATTACACTACTGAAAAATACCTATATACATTTTTAGCTGATGAACTAAAGACAAATGATATTTATTTAAAGCAACTAAACCATAGGTTCATTTGTGATTTTGAGATTTTTTTAAGGAACAGCAGGAATTCGAAAAACGAATTGACCTTAACCAATAACGGTGTGATGAAGCATTTGGAACGCTTAAAAAAAATGATAAATCTTGCCTGCAAATTGGAATGGATAAATAAAAACCCATTTCAACTTTTTCAGCTTAAATTCAAAAAATTTGATAGACAGTATCTTTCGGAAAGGGAACTGGAACGAATTGAAAGTACGCTTTTCACAAAAGAGGCATTGGAACGGGTTAAGGATTGTTTTTTGTTTTCATGTTATACAGGGCTGTCTTATGTTGATGTTAAGATGCTTAAAAGCAATCATATCTCTAGAGGTATTGATAATAACTATTGGATTTTTACCAAACGGGAAAAAACAAATGAAACGGTTAAGATTCCCATTTTACCTAAAGCTTTAGAAATCATAAATAAGTACAAAACGTTTTCAGAATATATGAATGGTGAAAATGTATTGCCACTTTATTCCAATCAGAAAATCAATGTTTATTTAAAGGATATAGCCAAGGACTGCGGCATCCATAAGAATCTGACCTTCCATGTCGCCAGACACACGTTTGCTACGACTGTCATGCTATCCAATGGCGTGCCTTTAGAAACCGTATCAAAGCTTTTGGGACACAGCAAGCTATCGACCACACAAATCTATGCTAGGGTAGTGGAAACCAAGATAAGCGAGGACATAGGCAACCTATTACAGCGATTTGAAACAAAAAAGCAACAATCAGAACAACAAACCAAAACAACATTTTTTCAGGGCTGA
- a CDS encoding bifunctional 4-hydroxy-2-oxoglutarate aldolase/2-dehydro-3-deoxy-phosphogluconate aldolase, translating into MAQFSRLEVAQAMKDTGMIPLFFHNDIELSKRVLKACYDGGARLMEFTARGDFAHEVFGELTKYAIKELPGMIMGVGSVTDGAAASLYMALGANFIVTPVLREDIAIACNRKKVLWSPGCGTLTEIARAEELGCEIVKLFPGDIYGPQFVKGIKGPQPWTSIMPTGGVSPTEENLKGWFDAGVTCVGMGSQLISKDIIANKDYAKLEQDVRNALAIVKAVRK; encoded by the coding sequence ATGGCACAATTTTCAAGATTAGAAGTAGCTCAAGCCATGAAAGATACAGGGATGATTCCTTTGTTTTTTCATAATGACATTGAGTTAAGTAAAAGGGTATTAAAAGCTTGCTACGATGGTGGCGCAAGATTAATGGAATTTACGGCGCGTGGTGATTTTGCTCACGAGGTTTTTGGTGAATTAACCAAATATGCTATTAAAGAATTACCAGGCATGATCATGGGTGTTGGTTCTGTTACCGATGGAGCTGCAGCATCTTTATACATGGCTTTAGGAGCAAACTTTATAGTAACTCCTGTTTTAAGAGAGGATATCGCCATTGCTTGTAACCGTAAAAAAGTATTATGGTCTCCAGGCTGTGGAACATTAACCGAAATAGCTAGAGCAGAAGAGTTAGGTTGCGAAATAGTAAAACTTTTCCCTGGTGATATTTACGGGCCACAATTCGTAAAAGGAATAAAAGGACCACAACCTTGGACAAGCATTATGCCTACAGGTGGTGTATCTCCAACAGAAGAAAATCTAAAAGGTTGGTTTGATGCTGGTGTAACTTGTGTAGGTATGGGATCTCAGTTAATTTCTAAAGACATTATAGCTAACAAGGATTATGCAAAACTAGAGCAAGACGTAAGAAATGCACTTGCAATTGTTAAAGCTGTTAGAAAATAA
- a CDS encoding 6-phosphofructokinase → MKKSIAIICGGGPAPGINTVISTVAKTFMKDGYEVIGVHHGYQGLLSENPEVKIFDFHHADRIFSRGGSTLIMSRFKPKDSDFKADFFKKNNVKLLVTIGGDDTASTANRLTKYLQTQDLSVAHVHVPKTIDNDLPLPDRNPTFGFHTAKDEGVRIGNTVYEDARTSENWFVMSAMGRSAGHLAFGIASACHFQMMIIPEMFNKTTITFDKIINMIISSIVKCKLEGVEYGVALVSEGVFHFMDEKEIINSGINFTYDDHGHPELGNVSKSHIFNYLLQVKLKELGLVVKSRPVELGYELRCCNPIAFDLTLCTLLGIGVKKLYDQGISGCIVSANSRGDITPLFLKDFEDENGKIPPRLVDINSDMAQLFINNLFYIQEKDYQQAKKYVPNPEAYDFKKILNWN, encoded by the coding sequence ATGAAAAAATCAATTGCGATTATTTGTGGTGGCGGTCCTGCACCAGGTATTAATACTGTTATAAGTACGGTTGCTAAAACCTTTATGAAAGATGGGTATGAGGTTATAGGCGTTCATCATGGATACCAAGGGCTACTTTCAGAGAATCCCGAAGTGAAAATTTTTGATTTCCATCATGCCGATCGTATTTTTAGTCGTGGAGGTTCTACTTTGATCATGAGTAGATTCAAACCCAAAGACAGCGATTTTAAAGCTGATTTTTTCAAAAAAAATAATGTAAAATTATTGGTAACTATTGGTGGAGACGATACAGCTTCAACCGCTAATAGATTAACAAAGTATCTTCAAACCCAGGATTTATCGGTTGCACACGTCCATGTTCCAAAAACCATAGATAACGATTTGCCTTTGCCAGATAGAAACCCAACATTTGGTTTTCATACAGCAAAAGATGAAGGTGTTCGTATAGGTAATACGGTTTATGAAGATGCCAGAACTAGCGAAAATTGGTTTGTTATGTCGGCCATGGGTCGTTCTGCAGGTCATTTAGCTTTCGGAATTGCTTCGGCTTGTCACTTTCAAATGATGATTATCCCAGAAATGTTTAACAAAACAACGATTACATTCGATAAGATAATCAATATGATTATTTCTTCAATCGTTAAATGTAAATTAGAAGGTGTTGAATATGGGGTCGCTTTGGTAAGTGAAGGCGTTTTTCATTTTATGGATGAAAAAGAAATCATAAATTCAGGTATAAACTTTACGTATGATGATCATGGGCATCCAGAATTAGGTAACGTCAGTAAATCGCATATCTTTAACTATTTATTACAAGTTAAATTAAAGGAACTGGGACTAGTCGTAAAATCAAGACCAGTAGAACTTGGTTACGAATTAAGATGTTGTAATCCCATTGCATTCGATTTAACTTTGTGTACCCTACTAGGTATAGGCGTTAAAAAATTGTATGACCAAGGTATTTCAGGTTGTATTGTTAGTGCAAACTCAAGGGGAGATATTACACCGTTATTTTTAAAGGATTTTGAGGATGAAAACGGAAAGATTCCACCACGGTTGGTAGACATCAATTCTGATATGGCACAACTGTTCATCAATAATTTATTCTATATTCAAGAGAAAGATTACCAACAAGCAAAAAAATATGTCCCCAATCCAGAGGCATATGATTTTAAGAAAATATTAAACTGGAATTAA
- a CDS encoding LacI family DNA-binding transcriptional regulator, with protein sequence MRNKKKTTIKDIASVLNISPAAVSKALHDDSRISAKTKEAVKKVAKDLNYQPNHLASALRRGKSNLVGVIVPRTNSHFFSSVIQNIEEVLNKEGYNIIITQSNESYKKECRNIDTLLFTQVDGIIASMANETISLDFYEKIKSKGIPLILFDRGENDLNVDYIGINDYDSSHMIVEHLVQQGCKRIAHIGGYRHTRIFNNRIRGYIDAIKKHHLPLDEALLIESSLTLEDGRDKMMQLLNLKNRPDAVYVAGDYAALGALQVLKENNIEIPNTIALVGFGNEPFTSMVTPSISSINQHSDDIGKLAAQTFLKRVNDLKTKQTLNKIILDAELIVRDSSHVKNL encoded by the coding sequence TTGAGAAACAAAAAAAAAACGACCATAAAAGACATTGCTAGCGTTTTAAATATCTCTCCCGCAGCAGTTTCAAAGGCATTGCATGATGATTCACGCATAAGTGCCAAAACAAAGGAAGCTGTAAAAAAGGTGGCGAAAGACTTAAATTATCAACCCAATCACCTAGCAAGTGCGCTTCGTAGAGGAAAAAGCAATTTGGTAGGCGTCATAGTTCCCAGAACCAACAGTCACTTCTTTTCTTCGGTGATTCAAAATATTGAAGAAGTTTTAAATAAAGAAGGTTATAATATTATCATTACCCAATCGAACGAATCTTATAAAAAAGAATGCCGTAATATTGATACGCTGTTATTCACACAGGTTGATGGCATCATTGCTTCCATGGCCAATGAAACCATCAGTTTAGATTTTTACGAGAAAATTAAATCAAAAGGCATTCCCTTAATTCTATTTGACCGTGGTGAAAACGATTTGAATGTCGATTATATTGGTATAAATGATTACGACAGCAGCCACATGATTGTTGAGCATTTAGTGCAACAGGGTTGTAAACGCATAGCACATATTGGTGGCTATAGGCATACGCGTATTTTTAATAACAGAATAAGAGGTTATATTGATGCTATTAAAAAACATCATTTACCATTAGATGAAGCACTACTAATAGAAAGCAGCCTTACTTTAGAAGACGGTCGGGATAAAATGATGCAACTGCTAAACTTAAAAAACAGACCCGATGCCGTTTATGTTGCTGGAGATTATGCCGCTTTAGGGGCGTTACAAGTGTTAAAAGAAAACAACATTGAAATACCTAATACTATTGCTTTAGTTGGTTTTGGTAACGAACCTTTTACATCTATGGTAACCCCGTCTATTTCCAGCATAAACCAACACAGTGATGACATTGGAAAACTGGCAGCACAAACCTTTTTAAAACGTGTAAACGACCTAAAAACGAAACAAACATTAAATAAAATAATACTTGATGCTGAATTGATTGTTAGAGACTCTTCTCATGTGAAGAACCTATAG
- a CDS encoding MFS transporter has protein sequence MKIKGLRWWIITLIFIATVINYVDRTAFALLWPEMGKDLGMDNTDYAIMLNVFMATYAAGKFLSGKLYDIIGTRLGFVVSIVVWSLASVFHAFARGLISLSIVRGLLGLGEAGNWPGAVKSNGEWFPIKERAIAQGIFNAGASIGNVIAPFIIIFLYAQFGWKTTYIILGAVGVLWVIPWLFLNKSTPEKHPWVTEEERNLIVSDRIDKDELIDKKKVKSLSLRKILSYKESWGVLLCSFFIEPIWWFFVGWMPIYLHSKFDLSIEEIGATIWISYLGGAAGSIAGGWFSGKLMEIMTVDASRKLTITLGGIMIFLGLLGIIFLVNENNFMTFIYIATFVLFGFQFAIGNIQTISSDLFKGPSVGTLAGLAGTVGAISVMVMNWFIGQITTNSYTPAFIVIAVTIPLSLLVLFTLIKKIEPVEE, from the coding sequence ATGAAAATTAAAGGTTTACGTTGGTGGATTATTACATTGATTTTTATAGCTACCGTTATAAATTATGTAGATAGAACTGCGTTTGCATTGTTGTGGCCAGAAATGGGTAAAGATTTAGGTATGGATAATACCGATTATGCTATTATGTTAAACGTATTTATGGCTACTTATGCCGCAGGCAAATTTTTATCTGGGAAATTATACGACATCATTGGTACACGTTTAGGGTTTGTGGTATCTATTGTTGTATGGTCATTAGCATCCGTGTTTCATGCTTTTGCGCGCGGGTTGATTTCGCTCTCCATAGTTAGGGGGCTTTTAGGTTTGGGAGAAGCAGGTAACTGGCCTGGTGCAGTAAAAAGCAATGGCGAGTGGTTTCCTATAAAAGAAAGAGCCATTGCCCAAGGTATTTTTAATGCAGGAGCTTCCATAGGAAATGTGATAGCACCATTTATAATTATATTTTTATATGCCCAATTTGGTTGGAAAACGACTTATATCATTTTAGGAGCTGTTGGAGTGCTTTGGGTAATCCCTTGGTTGTTTCTGAACAAGTCCACTCCAGAAAAGCATCCATGGGTAACTGAGGAAGAAAGAAATCTTATTGTCTCCGATAGAATTGATAAAGACGAACTCATTGATAAGAAAAAGGTGAAAAGCTTAAGTTTACGGAAAATTTTAAGCTATAAAGAATCTTGGGGGGTATTGCTTTGTAGTTTTTTTATTGAACCAATCTGGTGGTTTTTTGTGGGTTGGATGCCTATCTACTTACATTCAAAATTTGATTTAAGTATAGAGGAAATTGGCGCTACTATATGGATTTCTTATCTTGGTGGCGCAGCAGGAAGTATCGCAGGGGGATGGTTTTCGGGTAAATTAATGGAAATAATGACTGTAGATGCATCACGAAAATTGACTATCACATTAGGAGGAATCATGATTTTCTTAGGATTATTGGGAATTATTTTCTTGGTAAACGAGAATAATTTTATGACATTTATTTACATAGCTACATTTGTGCTATTTGGATTCCAGTTTGCTATTGGAAACATTCAAACCATATCAAGCGATTTGTTTAAAGGCCCTTCCGTAGGTACCTTAGCAGGATTAGCAGGTACGGTAGGTGCAATTTCAGTCATGGTAATGAATTGGTTTATAGGGCAAATTACCACAAATTCGTATACGCCAGCTTTCATAGTCATAGCAGTAACTATTCCACTATCTCTTTTGGTATTATTTACATTAATAAAGAAAATTGAACCTGTTGAGGAATAA
- a CDS encoding glycerol-3-phosphate dehydrogenase/oxidase — MIIQLKKQPAWDVIIIGGGATGLGVALDSVTRGFSTLLLEQVDFAKGTSSRSTKLLHGGVRYLAQGNIDLVKEALYERGLLLKNASHLVCNQSFIIPNYTWWDTFKYTIGLKIYDTLAGKLSFGKSMRINKKDTLSRLSTIKNGKLKGGVVYHDGQFDDSRLAVNIAQTAIEHGATVLNHFKVNQLSKNDDGIVNGVIAEDMETKATYTLNAKVVINATGVFTDEILKMDNSEAKDMVRPSQGIHLVLDKSFLPGKDAIMIPKTTDGRVLFLVPWHNKVVVGTTDTLLDSHSLEPTALDKEVDFIMTTANNYLTKKVGKEDVLSIFAGLRPLAAPKDKSEKTKEISRSHKIIVSNSELITITGGKWTTYRRMAQDTINKAISIGKLKYVSCKTKNIKIHGATTSNDKTRHQYIYGSDQEGIQSLIATNPELGETVHERLPHTKAEIIWAIRYEMARTVEDILARRVRTLFLDARATLEIIPMVAKMLAEELDKDAVWEQQQIKEFTNIANQYVLETVSLKENRIKRIENRK, encoded by the coding sequence TTGATAATCCAATTAAAAAAGCAGCCTGCTTGGGATGTGATAATTATTGGAGGAGGCGCCACTGGATTAGGTGTTGCTTTAGATAGTGTCACACGTGGATTTAGCACCCTTTTATTAGAACAAGTAGATTTCGCAAAAGGAACCTCTAGTCGAAGCACAAAACTGCTTCATGGCGGTGTTCGTTATTTAGCGCAAGGCAACATTGATTTAGTAAAGGAAGCACTATACGAAAGAGGCTTGTTATTGAAGAATGCCTCACATTTAGTCTGCAATCAGTCTTTTATAATTCCAAACTATACGTGGTGGGACACATTTAAATATACTATAGGGCTTAAAATTTATGATACGCTAGCAGGTAAATTAAGTTTTGGAAAATCGATGCGGATTAACAAAAAAGACACCCTTTCAAGATTAAGTACTATCAAAAATGGAAAACTTAAAGGAGGTGTGGTGTATCATGATGGACAGTTTGACGATTCCAGGTTAGCGGTAAATATTGCCCAAACGGCCATAGAACATGGGGCTACTGTTTTAAATCATTTTAAAGTAAATCAGTTGTCGAAAAACGATGATGGCATAGTCAATGGAGTTATAGCTGAAGATATGGAAACTAAGGCCACCTATACCTTAAACGCCAAAGTTGTTATAAATGCTACAGGTGTTTTTACCGATGAGATTTTGAAAATGGATAATTCAGAAGCAAAAGACATGGTGCGTCCAAGCCAAGGAATCCATTTAGTTTTAGATAAATCTTTTTTGCCCGGAAAGGATGCTATTATGATACCAAAAACCACTGACGGCAGGGTATTGTTTTTGGTGCCATGGCATAATAAAGTGGTTGTTGGTACCACCGATACGTTACTTGATAGTCACAGTTTAGAACCAACAGCTTTAGACAAAGAAGTAGATTTCATCATGACTACGGCAAATAATTATCTAACCAAAAAAGTGGGTAAAGAGGATGTGTTGAGCATTTTTGCAGGCCTAAGACCACTGGCAGCACCAAAAGATAAGTCTGAAAAAACAAAGGAAATTTCCAGAAGCCATAAAATTATCGTTTCAAATTCTGAATTAATAACCATTACCGGTGGCAAATGGACGACCTATAGACGCATGGCGCAGGATACCATAAATAAAGCTATTTCGATAGGGAAATTGAAGTATGTATCATGTAAAACAAAAAACATAAAAATTCATGGCGCTACAACATCTAATGATAAAACCCGCCATCAATATATTTACGGAAGCGACCAAGAGGGCATTCAAAGTTTAATTGCAACAAATCCTGAATTGGGTGAAACAGTACATGAACGGTTACCCCATACCAAAGCAGAAATTATTTGGGCGATTCGATACGAAATGGCAAGAACCGTAGAAGATATTTTGGCTCGACGTGTTCGCACCTTGTTTTTAGATGCCCGCGCAACATTAGAAATAATTCCTATGGTGGCAAAAATGTTGGCTGAAGAATTAGATAAAGATGCTGTATGGGAGCAACAGCAAATTAAGGAATTTACAAATATTGCCAATCAGTATGTTTTAGAGACTGTTTCGTTAAAAGAGAATAGAATAAAGAGAATAGAAAATAGAAAATAG
- a CDS encoding GIY-YIG nuclease family protein — protein sequence MVLQYVVYIIYSESINRYYVGQTNDLSKRLKVHNSGGKKFTSRGIPWELKKYYNCNSRSEAVQLERKIKKRGIKRYLLEN from the coding sequence ATGGTTTTGCAATATGTTGTTTATATCATTTACAGCGAAAGTATAAATAGGTATTATGTAGGGCAGACTAATGATTTGTCAAAGCGCTTAAAAGTCCACAATAGTGGAGGGAAGAAATTTACATCCAGGGGAATACCTTGGGAACTGAAAAAGTATTATAATTGTAACTCTCGATCAGAGGCGGTGCAATTGGAACGAAAAATAAAAAAGCGAGGTATAAAAAGATACCTGTTGGAAAATTAA
- a CDS encoding cupin domain-containing protein, with amino-acid sequence MKSFGASNIFLLGDDIEWEELGGGIKRKIMAYDDRIMLVNVHFEAGGVGTLHSHYHSQVTYVASGEFEFTVDNEVKLVKEGDALYIPPNTMHGTICKKSGVLIDVFSPIREDFML; translated from the coding sequence ATGAAGAGTTTTGGAGCAAGCAACATTTTTTTATTAGGAGATGATATTGAATGGGAAGAATTAGGAGGCGGAATAAAAAGAAAAATTATGGCCTATGATGATAGAATTATGCTTGTAAATGTTCATTTTGAAGCTGGAGGCGTTGGCACTTTGCATAGCCATTACCACTCACAAGTGACGTATGTGGCTAGCGGTGAGTTTGAATTTACAGTTGATAACGAAGTGAAATTAGTTAAAGAAGGAGATGCCCTTTATATCCCGCCAAATACCATGCATGGAACCATTTGTAAAAAAAGCGGTGTTTTAATAGACGTTTTTAGTCCTATAAGAGAAGATTTTATGCTATAG
- the trxB gene encoding thioredoxin-disulfide reductase: MSDTIEKVKCLIIGSGPAGYTAAIYAARANMKPVLYQGTQPGGQLTTTNEVENFPGYPDGITGPEMMLELQKQAERFETDVRDGWVTKVDFSGDVHKVWVNETKEIHCDTVIISTGASAKYLGLDSEQKYLKLGGGVSACAVCDGFFYRNQEVVIVGAGDSACEEAHYLSKLCKKVTMLVRRDEFRASKIMANRVKNTPNIEILFNTETDEVLGDGQVVTGVRAFNNKTNEKHVIPATGFFVAIGHKPNTDIFKGFLNLDETGYIINVPGTSKTNIEGVFVSGDAADHVYRQAVTAAGTGCMAALDAERYLAGKDATFEVSTSTYN, encoded by the coding sequence ATGTCAGATACAATTGAAAAAGTAAAATGTTTAATAATTGGTTCGGGACCAGCAGGATATACCGCAGCGATTTATGCCGCTAGAGCCAACATGAAGCCCGTTTTATATCAAGGAACCCAACCAGGAGGTCAATTAACAACGACCAATGAAGTTGAAAATTTCCCTGGGTATCCAGATGGTATCACAGGACCAGAAATGATGTTGGAGTTACAAAAGCAAGCAGAACGCTTTGAAACCGATGTGCGTGATGGCTGGGTTACTAAAGTAGATTTCTCGGGCGATGTACATAAAGTATGGGTTAATGAAACTAAGGAAATTCATTGTGATACAGTTATTATTTCAACAGGAGCATCTGCTAAATATTTAGGTTTAGATTCTGAACAGAAATATTTAAAATTAGGAGGCGGTGTTTCAGCTTGTGCTGTTTGTGATGGGTTCTTTTATAGAAATCAAGAAGTAGTTATTGTAGGTGCTGGCGATTCGGCTTGTGAAGAGGCGCACTATCTTTCTAAATTATGTAAAAAAGTAACCATGTTGGTAAGACGTGATGAATTTAGAGCGTCAAAAATTATGGCTAACAGGGTTAAGAACACACCAAATATCGAAATATTGTTTAATACGGAAACTGATGAGGTTTTAGGTGACGGACAAGTAGTTACAGGTGTAAGGGCTTTTAATAATAAAACCAATGAAAAACACGTAATTCCCGCAACAGGATTTTTTGTAGCAATTGGTCATAAACCAAACACAGATATATTTAAAGGTTTTTTAAATTTAGATGAAACAGGCTATATTATAAATGTACCCGGAACTTCAAAAACTAATATTGAAGGCGTATTTGTGTCGGGTGACGCTGCAGATCATGTTTACAGACAAGCCGTTACCGCTGCTGGAACAGGATGTATGGCTGCGCTTGATGCAGAACGTTATTTAGCAGGTAAAGACGCTACGTTTGAAGTTTCTACATCAACTTATAATTAA